One window from the genome of Breoghania sp. L-A4 encodes:
- a CDS encoding VCBS domain-containing protein yields MIGDVTQGGGALPTSGGFPGGGRIGGEGARSDGGGFDLVGGPPSADGRIVVPDAAALFRGDFSHSGPDLLIAHGDGPPLLIPNYFAAAHPADLYSPQGAMLSGDVVSALAGPLAPAQYAQLGQTGQALGERIGAVETVNGTASVQHVNGVVDQLSPGTPVYQGDVVSTGGDSALSLTFVDDTVFSLSADARMVLDELVYAPGGSDNSMVMNLVQGTFVFVTGQVAPTGDMRVETPVATMGIRGTTPVVQIAAVDGSTRFSLSPDPDGSVGSYQLFDRASGALLGSVSTTDLVLRILSVGATPLQETKTQSELDQERVETERAFEAYRQSRQGGQDNQDQNNNGPDNGPDSGPQDGQGDGPPPGPNDGTPPPLGDQGSLLDPLGPPSNGLDLLNGGDGPGPQGGPPMLGPSPTMDVDFAKVMINLPQFTITTNEDQQITVTGLSINNANSGPLSVTITAMSTVTLAQINGLTFYKGDGTGDETMTFFGSQAAVNAALNGLIYTPTQDAESGGLTITVSNGTNSATTTLPISITPQPDAPEALDIALTVSEGGVVTAPFLGADPDIGDTLTLNSLTLPDGGTLVDNGDGTFTFSTNGAFDYLNAGETAQVMFDYSVIDSTALVSNVATVTITITGEGNHVPEFKAAVVEEGFESGLGAWDTVISGSIVTGDATEGGQFARLTTSMAGNATDTAIEDAFGLDPGTFDGMVEGDAVSGAAMVKMITVEAGDTVSFDWRFSTNDYITGGTDYDDFGAVIFGDLAMKLSGVTFLGNVSGDTSTTGWQTFSFTATESGTFKVGFAALDVRDGLVGSTLDIDNIRSGSLSAVITELEDDTPVAEEFTHSVNGVIGFTDLDASDTHTVSVAPLNATGYLGAFSATVDTEGSGDPVVQWSFSVSDGALDFLDDGETLTQSYTLTLDDGNGGTTSEVVTITLNGSGTGGGASLVANGVGEPDGGHAEALLASGPAFDSLFDPIAQTPAFSLDPALEPGNTTFGLEMPGSEMAEAETSGLTGMFQLEERGPDLQALLDANFGTQVGAPDGSDDGAQTVGHDTSGFMACNVPASAVLDMVFNDAPIISR; encoded by the coding sequence ATGATTGGTGACGTGACACAGGGCGGCGGCGCGCTTCCGACCTCGGGAGGGTTCCCCGGCGGCGGCCGGATCGGTGGAGAAGGCGCGCGTTCCGATGGCGGCGGGTTTGACCTCGTTGGAGGTCCGCCGTCAGCGGACGGCCGCATCGTGGTTCCCGACGCGGCGGCGCTGTTTCGCGGCGACTTTTCGCATTCCGGGCCGGACCTGCTGATCGCGCATGGTGACGGACCGCCGCTGCTGATCCCCAATTATTTCGCGGCCGCGCATCCCGCGGATCTCTATTCGCCCCAGGGCGCGATGCTGAGCGGCGACGTGGTCTCGGCGCTGGCCGGGCCGCTGGCGCCCGCGCAATACGCGCAGCTCGGCCAGACCGGACAGGCGCTGGGCGAGCGGATCGGCGCGGTGGAGACGGTGAACGGCACCGCATCCGTGCAGCACGTCAACGGCGTGGTCGACCAGCTGTCGCCGGGCACGCCGGTGTATCAGGGCGACGTGGTTTCGACGGGCGGCGATTCCGCCCTGTCACTGACCTTCGTCGACGATACGGTGTTCTCGCTGTCGGCCGATGCGCGCATGGTGCTCGACGAGCTGGTCTATGCGCCCGGCGGTTCGGACAATTCCATGGTGATGAACCTGGTGCAGGGCACCTTCGTGTTCGTCACGGGCCAGGTGGCGCCCACCGGCGACATGCGGGTCGAGACCCCTGTCGCCACCATGGGCATTCGCGGCACGACGCCGGTGGTGCAGATCGCGGCGGTTGATGGCTCGACACGGTTTTCGCTGTCGCCGGATCCCGATGGCAGCGTCGGTTCCTATCAGCTCTTCGACCGCGCCAGCGGCGCGCTTCTGGGCAGTGTCTCGACGACCGATCTCGTGCTACGCATCCTCTCCGTGGGCGCCACGCCGCTTCAGGAAACCAAGACCCAGTCGGAACTGGATCAGGAACGGGTCGAGACCGAGCGCGCCTTCGAGGCCTACCGGCAGTCGCGCCAGGGCGGGCAGGACAACCAGGACCAGAACAACAACGGGCCCGACAACGGCCCGGACAGCGGACCGCAGGACGGGCAGGGCGACGGTCCGCCGCCGGGACCAAACGACGGCACGCCGCCGCCGCTGGGCGATCAAGGCTCGCTGCTCGATCCGCTGGGGCCTCCGTCCAACGGCCTGGATCTGCTCAACGGCGGCGACGGACCGGGTCCGCAGGGCGGTCCACCAATGCTGGGGCCGTCCCCGACGATGGACGTGGACTTCGCGAAGGTGATGATCAATCTGCCGCAGTTCACGATCACGACGAACGAGGATCAGCAGATCACCGTTACCGGACTGTCCATCAACAATGCCAACAGCGGGCCGCTTTCGGTGACGATCACCGCCATGTCGACGGTGACGCTGGCGCAGATCAATGGCCTGACCTTCTATAAGGGCGACGGCACCGGCGACGAGACGATGACGTTCTTCGGCTCTCAGGCGGCGGTCAACGCGGCGCTGAACGGGCTGATCTACACGCCGACGCAGGACGCGGAGAGCGGCGGGCTGACGATTACCGTGTCCAACGGCACGAACTCGGCCACGACCACCTTGCCGATCTCCATCACGCCGCAGCCCGACGCGCCGGAAGCGCTCGACATCGCACTCACGGTGAGCGAGGGCGGCGTGGTGACGGCCCCGTTCCTCGGCGCTGATCCGGATATCGGCGACACCCTGACGTTGAACTCCCTGACGCTTCCGGACGGGGGCACACTGGTCGACAACGGCGACGGCACCTTCACGTTCAGCACCAACGGTGCCTTCGACTATCTGAACGCGGGTGAAACCGCCCAGGTGATGTTCGATTATTCGGTGATCGACAGCACAGCACTTGTCTCGAACGTGGCCACGGTGACCATCACCATCACGGGTGAGGGCAACCATGTTCCCGAATTCAAAGCGGCGGTTGTCGAGGAAGGATTCGAGAGCGGTTTGGGCGCCTGGGATACGGTGATCAGCGGTTCGATCGTGACGGGCGATGCGACGGAAGGCGGGCAGTTCGCCCGGCTGACCACGTCGATGGCCGGCAATGCGACGGATACTGCGATCGAGGACGCGTTTGGTCTCGACCCCGGGACGTTCGATGGCATGGTTGAGGGAGACGCCGTTTCAGGTGCGGCCATGGTCAAGATGATCACGGTCGAGGCCGGCGACACCGTGTCGTTCGACTGGCGGTTCTCGACCAACGATTACATCACCGGCGGGACGGATTATGACGATTTCGGCGCCGTCATTTTCGGCGATCTCGCCATGAAATTGAGCGGCGTCACCTTTCTTGGCAACGTCAGCGGCGATACCAGCACGACCGGATGGCAGACGTTTTCCTTCACGGCCACGGAAAGCGGCACCTTCAAGGTTGGCTTCGCCGCGCTCGACGTCCGCGATGGCCTGGTCGGCAGCACGCTGGATATCGACAATATCCGCAGCGGCAGCCTGTCGGCGGTGATCACCGAGCTCGAGGATGACACGCCGGTGGCAGAGGAATTCACCCATTCCGTCAACGGAGTGATCGGCTTTACCGATCTTGATGCCAGTGACACCCATACGGTGTCGGTCGCTCCGCTGAACGCCACTGGATATCTCGGTGCGTTCAGCGCCACCGTCGACACGGAAGGTTCCGGCGACCCTGTGGTGCAGTGGAGCTTCTCGGTTTCCGACGGCGCGCTCGACTTTCTTGACGATGGCGAAACGCTCACCCAGAGCTACACGCTGACCCTAGACGACGGCAACGGCGGGACGACGTCCGAAGTGGTGACGATCACGCTGAACGGCAGCGGGACAGGGGGTGGCGCGTCGCTGGTGGCCAATGGCGTCGGCGAGCCGGATGGCGGGCACGCCGAGGCCCTGCTGGCAAGCGGGCCGGCTTTCGATTCATTGTTCGATCCGATCGCGCAAACGCCCGCGTTCTCGCTCGATCCCGCGCTGGAGCCCGGGAACACCACGTTCGGGCTGGAAATGCCTGGCTCGGAGATGGCCGAGGCTGAAACGTCCGGCCTGACCGGCATGTTCCAGCTTGAAGAGCGC
- a CDS encoding TolC family outer membrane protein, which produces MPAPFRAAAATAATHPRPARVAILLVIPIVGAVFASPLPAFAAGMTLQAAVERAVTTNPRILEAAANRRAVDHELGEAYGLYLPTLDIEAGIGPQFVDNPNSLSTANNRDWRLNRDVSLVARQTLFDGFSRANEVYRQAARIDSAAARVIERSELVALEAVETFLDVLRHRRILAAADGNIRRHNGLLSRVRTRVEGGSSTEGELRQAEERLAATQAVRADILKALGTAEARFENVIGMPPGGLRGPGMPRGMPATQAAAILTARASHPALNAGGADVDAAMADRDKAGAAFLPTVGLEGRATFGEDLDGTPGRNNDLSVRLTMSWNIFNGGIDRHRQLRQNEKLTESQMRLDQLRRSVDETVRRAWSDIRTNDLRQAALMRQSRAANAVIATYDREFDAGLRDLLDLLDAQNSNFNVQVQLISAQTIAVFSRYRLFAATGHLLSSFNVAPPAEGTPGPRETPWFVGSRPLIEPLRKW; this is translated from the coding sequence ATGCCAGCGCCTTTTCGCGCGGCGGCGGCGACCGCCGCGACTCATCCGCGGCCGGCGCGGGTCGCGATCCTGCTCGTCATCCCGATCGTCGGCGCCGTTTTCGCGTCCCCCTTGCCCGCCTTCGCCGCCGGAATGACGCTGCAGGCCGCCGTGGAGCGCGCGGTCACCACCAACCCGCGCATTCTGGAAGCCGCCGCCAACCGCCGCGCGGTGGATCACGAGCTCGGCGAGGCCTACGGGCTGTATCTGCCCACTCTCGACATCGAGGCCGGCATCGGCCCGCAGTTCGTCGACAATCCCAATTCGCTCAGCACCGCCAACAACCGCGACTGGCGCCTGAACCGCGACGTCAGCCTTGTCGCGCGGCAGACGCTGTTCGACGGCTTTTCGCGCGCCAACGAGGTCTACCGCCAGGCCGCGCGCATCGACAGCGCCGCGGCAAGGGTCATCGAGCGTTCCGAACTCGTGGCGCTGGAAGCCGTGGAGACCTTTCTCGACGTGCTGCGCCACCGCCGCATCCTGGCCGCCGCCGACGGCAACATCCGCAGGCACAACGGGCTCTTGTCGCGCGTGCGCACCCGGGTGGAGGGCGGCTCGTCGACGGAGGGCGAGTTGCGCCAGGCCGAGGAGCGTCTGGCCGCGACCCAGGCCGTGCGCGCCGACATTCTCAAGGCGCTGGGCACTGCGGAAGCGCGCTTTGAGAACGTCATCGGCATGCCGCCCGGCGGCCTGCGCGGCCCCGGCATGCCGCGCGGCATGCCCGCGACCCAGGCCGCGGCGATCCTGACCGCGCGTGCGAGCCACCCCGCGCTCAACGCCGGCGGCGCCGACGTCGACGCGGCCATGGCGGACCGCGACAAGGCCGGCGCGGCGTTCCTGCCCACGGTGGGCCTGGAAGGCCGGGCGACGTTTGGCGAGGATCTCGACGGAACGCCGGGACGCAACAACGATCTGTCGGTGCGGCTCACCATGTCGTGGAACATCTTCAACGGCGGCATCGACCGGCACCGGCAGCTGCGCCAGAACGAGAAGCTGACCGAATCCCAGATGCGGCTGGACCAGCTCCGCCGCAGCGTCGACGAGACGGTGCGCCGCGCCTGGTCGGACATCCGCACCAACGATCTGCGCCAGGCCGCGCTCATGCGTCAGTCGCGCGCCGCCAACGCGGTGATCGCCACCTACGACCGGGAATTCGACGCCGGTCTGCGCGACCTGCTCGATTTGCTCGACGCCCAGAATTCAAACTTCAACGTCCAGGTGCAGCTGATCAGCGCCCAGACCATCGCCGTCTTCTCCCGCTACCGGCTGTTCGCCGCCACCGGCCACCTGCTCTCCAGCTTCAATGTCGCGCCGCCCGCGGAGGGTACTCCGGGACCGAGGGAGACGCCGTGGTTCGTGGGATCGAGGCCGCTGATCGAACCCTTGCGCAAATGGTGA
- a CDS encoding type I secretion system permease/ATPase: MNDRFADPAEAAPAASLPSSGTANGLLEALVHVARAHGRPASGRDVLRGLPADPQGLPLTALEEAAGKLGLTMQLRSMPVSRIPPVTLPVIVHGLSCAAGRAAVLTRLDARAGTAEIIVPSIDETARTIDIPALSDASGTPENPVVFLTPGQSGTASGTPEDRGSGHWFWSAVRRLWPNYMQVVVAALIGNLLGLASPLFIMNVYDRVIPNLAIPTLWALTAGVAIAFGFDFLLKLLRMRIVEETGRRVDMAVAGRIFDHLMTMKLAGRPDTTGATANQVRDFDTVRDALTSSSVIALTDLMFIGIFLWVMWLLVGPLVAVPGGAVPLVIIVTGLIQIPLARALRTSQGDVARRQSLLVETLSALETVKAVGGESWLRRAWDRAVAAASRSTARARGWANLATSFTGLVQQSVSIVIVVWGVFLVLEGEISVGALIAANILAGRVLAPLANIAQTLARLHQARAALQGLEQIMGADAERRAPASDIAPSPGADALRFETVSFTYPRAAGPALSGISFTVRPGERIGIIGPVGSGKSTLSRLIAGLYEPGEGAYLLNGVDARQYSTAALRGEIGLCLQDAELFTGTLRDNIIIGNPFASDTAIERAVRLSGVARFSAQHPLGLAMAIEEGGRSLSGGQRQAVSIARCLIRDPKILFLDEPSAGMDVSTEQRLVASLREIAQAGIALMIATHRDGPLDVVDRLLVFDRGRLVMDGPKAQVIERLRTGAAP, from the coding sequence GTGAATGATCGCTTCGCCGACCCGGCGGAAGCCGCGCCCGCCGCATCTCTCCCCTCATCCGGCACCGCCAACGGCCTGCTCGAGGCACTCGTCCACGTGGCGCGCGCCCATGGCCGGCCGGCGAGCGGCCGCGACGTGCTGCGCGGGCTTCCCGCCGATCCGCAAGGCCTGCCGCTCACCGCGCTCGAGGAGGCAGCCGGCAAGCTCGGCCTGACGATGCAGCTCCGCTCCATGCCGGTGAGCCGGATTCCGCCGGTGACCCTGCCGGTGATCGTGCACGGCCTGAGTTGCGCGGCAGGGCGCGCCGCGGTTCTCACCCGGCTCGACGCGCGCGCGGGCACCGCCGAGATCATCGTGCCATCCATCGACGAGACGGCGCGCACCATCGACATCCCGGCGCTGTCGGACGCATCCGGGACACCCGAGAACCCGGTTGTCTTTCTCACCCCCGGCCAGAGCGGAACCGCCTCCGGCACGCCGGAAGACAGGGGGTCCGGCCACTGGTTCTGGTCCGCGGTGCGCCGGTTGTGGCCCAATTACATGCAGGTTGTCGTCGCCGCCCTGATCGGCAATCTGCTCGGCCTCGCAAGCCCGCTGTTCATCATGAACGTCTACGACCGGGTGATCCCCAACCTGGCGATCCCCACCCTGTGGGCGCTGACCGCCGGCGTCGCCATCGCCTTCGGCTTCGATTTCCTGCTCAAGCTCCTGCGCATGCGCATCGTCGAGGAAACCGGCCGCCGGGTCGACATGGCGGTGGCGGGGCGCATTTTCGATCATCTGATGACCATGAAGCTGGCGGGGCGGCCCGACACCACCGGCGCCACCGCCAACCAGGTGCGCGATTTCGACACGGTGCGCGACGCGCTCACCTCCTCCTCGGTGATCGCGCTGACCGATCTGATGTTCATCGGCATCTTCCTGTGGGTGATGTGGCTGCTGGTGGGTCCGCTGGTGGCCGTGCCCGGCGGGGCCGTGCCGCTGGTCATCATCGTCACCGGTCTCATCCAGATCCCGCTTGCCCGCGCCCTGCGCACCAGCCAGGGCGACGTGGCCCGCCGCCAGTCGCTGCTTGTCGAGACGCTGTCGGCGCTGGAGACCGTCAAGGCGGTGGGCGGCGAAAGCTGGCTGCGCCGCGCCTGGGACCGGGCCGTCGCCGCCGCCAGCCGCTCCACAGCGCGCGCGCGCGGCTGGGCCAATCTCGCCACCTCCTTCACCGGCCTGGTGCAGCAATCGGTCTCCATCGTCATCGTCGTCTGGGGCGTGTTTCTCGTGCTCGAGGGCGAGATCAGCGTCGGCGCGCTGATCGCCGCCAACATCCTCGCCGGCCGCGTCCTCGCCCCGCTCGCCAACATCGCCCAGACGCTGGCGCGGCTGCATCAGGCGCGCGCGGCGCTTCAGGGACTTGAGCAGATCATGGGCGCGGACGCGGAACGCCGCGCTCCGGCAAGCGACATCGCGCCCTCTCCGGGCGCCGACGCCCTGCGCTTCGAGACCGTGTCCTTCACCTATCCCCGGGCCGCGGGGCCCGCCTTGAGCGGCATCAGCTTTACCGTGCGCCCCGGCGAGCGCATCGGCATCATCGGCCCCGTGGGTTCGGGCAAGAGCACGCTGAGCCGGCTGATCGCCGGTCTGTATGAACCCGGTGAAGGCGCCTATCTGCTCAACGGCGTCGACGCGCGGCAATACTCCACCGCGGCGCTTCGCGGCGAAATCGGCCTGTGCCTGCAGGACGCGGAGCTGTTCACCGGGACCTTGCGCGACAACATCATCATCGGCAATCCGTTTGCCTCCGACACGGCGATCGAGCGCGCGGTGCGGCTGTCCGGGGTCGCGCGCTTCTCCGCCCAGCATCCGCTTGGGCTGGCCATGGCGATCGAGGAAGGCGGCCGCAGCCTGTCCGGCGGCCAGCGCCAGGCGGTCTCCATCGCCCGCTGCCTGATCCGCGATCCAAAAATCCTGTTTCTCGACGAGCCGTCGGCCGGCATGGATGTTTCCACCGAACAGCGGCTGGTCGCCAGCTTGCGCGAGATCGCCCAGGCCGGCATCGCGCTGATGATCGCCACCCATCGCGACGGCCCGCTCGACGTGGTCGACAGGCTGCTGGTGTTCGACCGCGGCCGGCTGGTCATGGACGGCCCCAAGGCGCAGGTGATCGAACGGTTGCGCACGGGAGCCGCGCCATGA
- a CDS encoding HlyD family type I secretion periplasmic adaptor subunit has protein sequence MSRLDETFANDVRAALESRRTAGVWPLLAVLLLLLGLAGAWAHFALIEEVTTGDGRVIPSSQIQVVQPLEGGLVAEINVHEGDIVEAGQPLVRIDDTGFASTLGELRTRRAALEARARRLEAEAYDLPLDLPAGNLSPELIAGETALFEARRAALEQELAVNDQKLAQRRLEKIEMETRLEQTTTTVELLNKELDKARDLQSKGAFAELELLRLERQAQTEKMELAVLEASIPRTSAAIAEAMALRASAIAGFRAKGHEELSQTRGDLSVIEETIRAAEDKVRRTILRAPLRGIINKLSVTTIGAVVRPGEAIAEIVPLDDKLLIEARVRPQDVAFLHPGQDASVKVTAYDYTVYGDLPGKVERISPDTITDEDGNTFYRVIVRTDKTYLGTESEPLPIIPGMVVSTAILTGRKSVLDYLLKPIIKARSEALRER, from the coding sequence ATGAGCCGCCTGGACGAGACATTCGCCAACGACGTGCGCGCCGCGCTGGAGAGCCGGCGCACGGCCGGCGTCTGGCCGCTGCTCGCGGTCCTGCTTCTGCTGCTTGGCCTGGCCGGCGCCTGGGCGCATTTCGCGCTGATCGAGGAAGTCACCACCGGCGATGGCCGTGTGATCCCCTCCAGTCAGATCCAGGTGGTGCAGCCGCTCGAGGGCGGACTGGTCGCGGAAATCAACGTGCACGAGGGCGACATCGTCGAAGCCGGCCAGCCGCTGGTGCGCATCGACGACACGGGGTTCGCCTCCACGCTCGGCGAGTTGCGGACCCGGCGCGCAGCCCTTGAGGCCCGCGCCCGGCGGCTTGAGGCCGAAGCCTACGACCTGCCGCTCGATCTCCCGGCCGGGAACTTGAGCCCCGAGCTGATCGCCGGCGAAACCGCGCTCTTTGAGGCGCGCCGCGCCGCGCTGGAGCAGGAACTGGCGGTCAACGACCAGAAGCTGGCCCAGCGGCGGCTTGAAAAGATCGAGATGGAAACCCGGCTGGAGCAGACCACCACCACCGTGGAGCTCCTCAACAAGGAACTGGACAAGGCGCGCGACCTGCAGAGCAAGGGGGCGTTCGCGGAGCTCGAACTGTTGCGGCTCGAGCGCCAGGCCCAGACGGAAAAGATGGAGCTCGCGGTTCTCGAAGCCTCGATCCCGCGCACCTCCGCCGCCATCGCCGAAGCGATGGCGCTGCGCGCCAGCGCCATCGCGGGCTTTCGAGCCAAGGGGCATGAGGAACTGAGCCAGACGCGCGGCGATCTGTCGGTCATCGAGGAGACCATCCGCGCCGCCGAGGACAAGGTCCGCCGCACCATCCTGCGCGCGCCCTTGCGCGGCATCATCAACAAGCTGTCGGTGACCACCATCGGCGCGGTGGTGCGGCCGGGCGAGGCGATCGCCGAGATCGTGCCGCTGGACGACAAGCTGCTGATCGAGGCGCGCGTGCGCCCGCAGGACGTGGCCTTCCTGCATCCCGGCCAGGACGCCAGCGTCAAGGTCACCGCCTACGACTACACCGTCTACGGCGATCTGCCGGGCAAGGTCGAACGCATCAGTCCCGACACGATCACCGACGAGGACGGCAACACGTTCTACCGGGTCATCGTGCGCACCGACAAGACCTACCTGGGGACGGAAAGCGAACCGCTGCCGATCATCCCGGGCATGGTGGTCTCCACCGCCATCCTCACGGGCCGGAAATCCGTGCTCGACTACCTGCTGAAACCGATCATCAAGGCCCGCTCCGAGGCCCTGCGCGAGCGGTAG
- a CDS encoding ATP-binding protein — MDGQECFYTILREAPASARFARLFERLLDQADDADIGLDQWCAIVLDLFCDYLGLEHGAVHDLRHRPEPFLLTNKILPSGPDPAAPFLDRAFCEKVAASPGVIAVSGPADGPALHVAPMGPCAAYIATRISLFAETDGLVVFYDRDRRGRPFDNLERTAMTIAGRMIAGRARKQKGWDVDARIAEQRSEIGYQSLFRAVPAMLVYRGPDGRIKDVTDLFVERFDYERAELCGMPAIDLAPESLKARADRLSKRLSQPGGAIANEPFAIIAKGGEVVDVEVSARRQSDGTVLGAVVDVSERNRMRSELERRNRELERANESLKHFTSIASHDIQEPLRKIRYFSDLLSQAVANDNRADISYSLHVLTDASQRASLLVSDLLDFSRASNKELESETIDLHELIDGVVSELRREHKELRPQFTVDAPHLLVTGDRTAIIQLFRNLLGNALKYRHPERTPEVGIVVHAAADQGQPAEIRIADNGIGFEAEYAEMILKPFTRLHRRAQYPGSGVGLAICDVVARRHNWTLRAEGRPGDGAVFTISVPAYAVVAE; from the coding sequence ATGGACGGGCAGGAATGCTTCTATACGATTTTGCGCGAGGCCCCGGCGTCGGCGCGTTTCGCGCGGCTGTTCGAAAGGCTTCTCGATCAGGCGGACGACGCCGATATTGGTCTTGATCAATGGTGCGCCATCGTCCTCGATCTCTTCTGCGACTATCTGGGGCTCGAGCACGGGGCTGTTCATGATCTCCGCCACCGGCCCGAACCTTTCCTGCTGACAAACAAGATTTTGCCATCCGGCCCGGATCCGGCCGCGCCCTTTCTCGATCGCGCCTTTTGCGAGAAGGTCGCGGCGTCGCCCGGCGTGATCGCCGTTTCCGGTCCCGCGGACGGTCCCGCGCTGCATGTGGCCCCAATGGGTCCCTGCGCCGCCTACATCGCCACGCGCATCTCGCTCTTCGCCGAGACCGACGGGCTGGTTGTGTTCTACGACAGGGACCGGCGCGGCAGGCCGTTCGACAACCTCGAACGGACGGCGATGACGATCGCCGGCCGGATGATTGCCGGACGCGCACGCAAGCAGAAGGGATGGGACGTTGACGCCCGCATCGCCGAACAGCGCAGCGAAATCGGCTACCAGTCCCTGTTCCGCGCCGTTCCGGCCATGCTGGTCTACCGTGGCCCTGACGGGCGCATCAAGGACGTGACGGACCTGTTTGTCGAGCGGTTCGATTACGAGCGCGCGGAATTGTGCGGCATGCCCGCCATCGACCTGGCGCCGGAGAGCCTCAAGGCCCGCGCCGACCGTCTGTCGAAACGGTTGTCGCAACCTGGCGGAGCAATCGCGAATGAGCCTTTCGCGATCATCGCGAAAGGCGGGGAGGTCGTGGACGTGGAGGTCAGCGCGCGGCGGCAGTCCGATGGTACCGTCCTCGGCGCGGTGGTGGACGTCAGCGAGCGCAACCGCATGCGCAGCGAGCTTGAACGGCGCAACCGCGAACTCGAGCGGGCGAACGAGAGCCTGAAGCATTTCACCTCGATCGCCTCGCATGACATCCAGGAGCCGTTGCGCAAGATCCGGTATTTCTCCGATTTGCTCAGCCAGGCCGTGGCGAACGACAACCGCGCCGACATCAGCTATTCGCTGCACGTACTCACCGACGCGTCGCAGCGCGCCAGCCTGCTGGTCTCGGATCTGCTGGATTTCTCCCGGGCATCGAACAAGGAACTGGAGAGCGAGACCATCGATCTGCACGAGCTGATCGACGGCGTCGTCAGCGAGCTCCGGCGCGAGCACAAGGAGCTGCGGCCGCAGTTTACCGTGGATGCGCCGCACCTGCTGGTCACCGGGGACCGCACCGCGATCATCCAGTTGTTCCGGAACCTGTTGGGCAACGCGCTGAAGTATCGTCACCCGGAGCGGACGCCGGAGGTTGGCATCGTGGTGCATGCCGCCGCGGATCAAGGCCAGCCGGCGGAAATCCGGATCGCCGACAATGGCATCGGATTCGAGGCCGAATACGCGGAGATGATCCTCAAGCCCTTCACCCGGCTGCATCGGCGCGCGCAGTATCCCGGAAGCGGTGTCGGCCTCGCCATATGCGATGTGGTGGCGCGCCGGCACAACTGGACCCTGCGCGCCGAGGGGCGGCCCGGGGATGGCGCGGTCTTCACGATCAGCGTTCCCGCCTATGCGGTCGTGGCGGAGTAG